One Amblyomma americanum isolate KBUSLIRL-KWMA chromosome 8, ASM5285725v1, whole genome shotgun sequence DNA window includes the following coding sequences:
- the LOC144102659 gene encoding uncharacterized protein LOC144102659 has protein sequence MPPKRQYSRYLWDSSADVPLRSKHRFKQNYSVAGPSASAFTPGSNEEGSDVSSEASSEDTALASTKPVVDGTTGSADCSEGDTTACEEVDFESSERVQTISEASSEEMESEADSISDCDHSSSQQEPSDDWKSELDQVLFPGAKVTRAESYLMIMAHTLRHGCSKEATESLLQLIAAHLPQGTEYPTSKYTFFQHFSGAEKLYSEHYFCNTCTEYLGELVETAQVSCPNCQTDCSPAELKKLSSFFLVLDLKTRLRELLTSRDLRRNPTAFSYDVADITQSMHYYKFPLAQGDITLTFNTDGVPLYQSSKVSMWPLLVMVNEFSYKQRVQNLLWLSCGSAVKNQT, from the exons ATGCCTCCGAAGAGACAGTACAGTAGGTATCTTTGGGACTCCTCCGCTGATGTTCCGCTACGCTCTAAACATCGGTTTAAACAGAACTATTCGGTCGCCGGGCCATCTGCTTCAGCCTTCACTCCTGGCTCCAACGAAGAGGGCTCCGATGTCAGCAGCGAAGCCTCCTCGGAAGACACTGCTCTTGCTTCGACAAAGCCAGTCGTGGACGGGACGACAGGTAGCGCTGACTGCAGTGAAGGCGACACCACAGCGTGCGAGGAGGTGGACTTTGAATCATCCGAGCGAGTGCAAACTATCAGCGAAGCGTCATCAGAAGAAATGGAATCAGAAGCTGACTCTATCAGCGATTGCGACCATTCGAGCAGCCAGCAGGAACCTTCCGACGACTGGAAAAGTGAACTG GATCAAGTTCTGTTTCCTGGAGCGAAGGTGACTAGGGCAGAAAGCTACCTCATGATCATGGCCCACACCTTGCGCCATGGCTGCTCAAAGGAGGCCACAGAAAGTTTGCTACAGCTGATTGCTGCACACTTGCCTCAAGGAACGGAGTATCCAACTTCCAAGTATACCTTCTTTCAGCACTTTTCTGGTGCAGAAAAATTGTACTCCGAACATTATTTCTGCAATACATGTACGGAGTATCTGGGAGAACTTGTGGAGACAGCACAAGTGTCTTGTCCGAACTGCCAGACAGATTGCAGTCCTGCGGAACTGAAAAAACTGTCGTCTTTCTTTTTGGTTTTGGACTTGAAGACCCGGCTTCGAGAGCTGCTAACATCGCGAGATCTCCGAAGGAATCCCACTGCTTTTAGCTATGATGTCGCTGATATTACTCAAAGCATGCACTACTATAAATTTCCCTTGGCACAAGGAGACATTACATTAACATTCAACACTGATGGGGTGCCATTGTATCAGAGCTCCAAAGTTAGCATGTGGCCACTGCTTGTCATGGTGAATGAATTTTCCTACAAGCAACGTGTTCAGAACTTGCTTTGGCTGTCCTGTGGGTCAGCAGTCAAAAACCAAACATGA